One Pedomonas mirosovicensis genomic region harbors:
- a CDS encoding glycosyl hydrolase 2 galactose-binding domain-containing protein, translating to MNGIRTVTLLLASVLSMPAASAVPTNGGPYNAAFLEGGIGIERNLEKAETLARAGSPFSLSAWVRPDARQDGRVILMSIGDPAGEASRRLMLEGGKLVLRDGNRVVASSAALEMGRWVYVAAVSDGRQASLYVDGRAVGTGAAPSVAVAPRISIAPAVDGYAHFGGTMVEATVHDHALSRDEIAAAIKARPNFDLVQIWHVGVGWEWQKQANTGLWRQQDPWTLPKGKGGFTQPVAKPMEQKPVLQAVEANKWQLNGWRLAAAPEVKADGAALSRPGFDARAWYAATVPGTVLTTLVDRGVYPDPYYGLNNMAIPESLARQDYWYRTSFTLPAEAAGKALTLTFNGINYASEVWVNGRKLGGTKGAFIRGQFEIEPVAGENVVAVKVSPPPHPGIPHEQSITAGVGENGGQLAIDGPTFVATEGWDWIPGIRDRNTGIWLPVELEAHGPVRIGDAQIITDLPLPRTDTADIYFTVPVRNVTDAPRQVTVRAAFDDVTVEKTITAVPGETAVRFAPGEFPQLRVKNPRLWWPNGYGEPALHTLTITASEGGSVSDTARERFGIREVSYDLSLFDSKGKLRRVNVQTTDGKLKGEKLIDVSHEGIKQSPKGWAESLTPAGEKSPAVTDIPADIPEPHLTIRVNGVKIAARGGNWGMDDAMKRVDRARLEPYFRLQKEANLNIIRNWMGTNTEPQFYDLADEYGMMVLNDFWQSTQNFQVEPQDPQLFLENARDTVRRYQNHPSIILWFGRNEGVPYPLLNEGLDDVVAELDGTRWFTGSSNVVNLQGSGPYNYRPPVGYFTDLATGFSVETGTPSLSTLESIKAYVPDADRWPISDTLAYHDWHFAGNGDTKTFMKTLNTMFGAPTSLEDFERKAQMMNLETHKAMFEGFLGHLWTKNSGRLLWMTHPAWPSNAWQIYSWDYDTHAAYYGAKKANEPLHVQLNLPDNKLVVLNTTLKDAPGLTVETRVLGLDNRELFRRTDKVDAAANRATDLPVVPLDGILARHGMALVSLKLTDASGRPVAENFYWRGKDTAAYRALNDLPQAPVQVAATAPVVDGADNVITATLTNGGAVAALNAKLTLVNEKGERILPAFYSDNYVALLPGESRTITIRYPATIKAQPHLTLRGWNVPAQEVAARD from the coding sequence ATGAACGGCATTCGCACCGTCACGCTTCTGCTTGCCAGCGTTCTGTCCATGCCGGCCGCATCGGCCGTGCCGACGAACGGCGGCCCGTACAACGCGGCTTTTCTGGAAGGCGGTATCGGCATCGAGCGCAATCTTGAAAAGGCCGAGACGCTGGCCCGCGCCGGATCTCCGTTCAGCCTCTCTGCCTGGGTGCGCCCGGATGCCAGGCAGGACGGCCGGGTGATCCTCATGTCCATCGGCGATCCGGCGGGCGAGGCCAGCCGCCGCCTGATGCTGGAAGGGGGCAAGCTGGTGCTGCGCGACGGCAACCGGGTGGTCGCCTCCTCCGCCGCCCTTGAGATGGGCCGCTGGGTCTATGTGGCGGCCGTCTCCGACGGGCGGCAGGCAAGCCTTTACGTGGATGGCCGCGCCGTCGGTACGGGCGCTGCGCCATCGGTTGCGGTTGCGCCGCGCATCTCCATCGCCCCGGCGGTGGACGGCTATGCCCACTTCGGCGGCACGATGGTCGAAGCCACCGTCCATGACCACGCCCTCAGCCGCGACGAGATTGCCGCGGCCATCAAGGCCCGCCCGAATTTCGATCTGGTGCAGATCTGGCACGTGGGCGTCGGCTGGGAATGGCAGAAGCAGGCCAATACCGGCCTGTGGCGGCAGCAGGACCCCTGGACCCTGCCCAAGGGCAAGGGCGGGTTTACCCAGCCCGTCGCCAAGCCCATGGAGCAGAAGCCGGTCCTGCAGGCGGTTGAGGCCAACAAGTGGCAGCTGAACGGCTGGCGTCTTGCCGCCGCGCCCGAGGTGAAGGCGGACGGCGCCGCCCTCTCGCGCCCCGGCTTCGACGCCAGGGCGTGGTATGCGGCGACGGTGCCCGGCACGGTGCTGACGACGCTGGTTGATCGCGGCGTCTACCCGGACCCCTATTACGGCCTCAACAACATGGCCATTCCGGAAAGCCTCGCCCGGCAGGATTACTGGTATCGCACCAGCTTCACCCTCCCCGCCGAGGCAGCGGGCAAGGCGCTGACGCTCACGTTCAATGGTATCAACTACGCCTCCGAAGTGTGGGTGAACGGCAGAAAGCTCGGCGGGACGAAGGGCGCATTCATTCGCGGCCAGTTCGAGATTGAGCCGGTGGCGGGCGAAAACGTGGTGGCGGTGAAGGTCTCCCCGCCGCCGCACCCCGGTATTCCGCACGAGCAGTCCATCACGGCGGGCGTCGGCGAGAACGGCGGCCAGCTGGCCATCGACGGCCCGACGTTCGTGGCCACCGAAGGCTGGGACTGGATTCCCGGTATTCGCGATCGCAACACCGGCATCTGGTTGCCGGTGGAGCTGGAGGCCCATGGCCCGGTGCGGATCGGCGACGCGCAGATCATCACCGACCTGCCGCTGCCCCGCACGGATACGGCGGATATCTACTTCACCGTTCCGGTGCGGAACGTGACCGATGCGCCGCGTCAGGTGACGGTGCGTGCCGCGTTCGACGACGTGACGGTGGAGAAGACCATCACCGCCGTGCCGGGCGAGACCGCCGTGCGTTTCGCGCCGGGCGAATTCCCGCAGCTGCGGGTGAAGAACCCCAGGCTGTGGTGGCCGAACGGCTACGGCGAGCCCGCGCTGCACACGCTCACCATCACGGCGAGCGAGGGCGGCAGCGTCTCCGACACGGCACGCGAGCGCTTCGGCATCCGCGAGGTGAGCTATGATCTCTCGCTGTTCGACAGCAAGGGCAAGCTGCGCCGCGTCAACGTGCAGACGACCGACGGCAAGCTGAAGGGCGAAAAGCTCATCGACGTAAGCCACGAGGGGATCAAGCAGAGCCCCAAAGGCTGGGCGGAGTCCCTGACGCCCGCGGGCGAAAAATCGCCTGCGGTCACAGACATTCCGGCCGACATTCCCGAGCCGCATCTCACCATTCGCGTCAATGGCGTCAAGATCGCGGCGCGTGGCGGCAACTGGGGCATGGACGATGCCATGAAGCGCGTCGACCGCGCGCGGCTGGAGCCCTATTTCCGCCTGCAAAAAGAGGCCAACCTCAACATCATCCGCAACTGGATGGGCACCAACACCGAGCCGCAGTTCTACGACCTTGCCGACGAATACGGCATGATGGTGCTGAACGATTTCTGGCAGTCCACCCAGAATTTCCAGGTGGAGCCGCAGGACCCGCAGCTGTTCCTCGAGAACGCCCGCGATACGGTGCGCCGCTACCAGAACCACCCCTCGATCATCCTGTGGTTCGGCCGCAACGAGGGCGTGCCCTACCCGCTGCTGAACGAGGGGCTGGACGACGTGGTCGCCGAGCTGGACGGCACCCGCTGGTTCACGGGTTCGTCCAACGTCGTCAACCTGCAAGGCTCCGGCCCCTACAACTACCGCCCGCCCGTCGGCTACTTCACCGATCTCGCCACCGGCTTTTCGGTTGAAACCGGCACGCCGTCGCTCTCGACGCTGGAGTCCATCAAGGCTTACGTGCCGGATGCGGACCGCTGGCCGATTTCCGACACGCTCGCCTATCACGACTGGCATTTCGCCGGAAACGGCGACACGAAGACGTTCATGAAAACGCTGAACACCATGTTCGGCGCGCCCACCAGTCTCGAGGATTTCGAGCGCAAGGCGCAGATGATGAACCTTGAGACCCACAAGGCGATGTTCGAGGGCTTCCTCGGCCACCTGTGGACCAAGAACAGCGGCCGCCTGTTGTGGATGACCCATCCGGCCTGGCCGTCCAACGCGTGGCAGATCTACAGCTGGGACTACGACACCCACGCCGCCTACTACGGCGCGAAAAAGGCCAACGAGCCGCTGCACGTGCAGCTCAACCTGCCGGACAACAAGCTTGTGGTGCTCAACACCACGCTGAAGGATGCGCCCGGCCTTACCGTCGAGACCCGCGTTCTCGGCCTCGACAACCGGGAGCTGTTCCGCCGCACGGACAAGGTGGATGCGGCCGCCAACCGCGCGACCGACCTGCCGGTGGTGCCGCTGGACGGCATTCTCGCCCGGCACGGCATGGCGCTGGTGTCCCTGAAGCTCACCGACGCCTCAGGCAGGCCGGTCGCGGAGAATTTCTACTGGCGCGGCAAGGATACGGCGGCCTACCGGGCGCTGAATGACCTGCCGCAGGCCCCGGTTCAGGTGGCGGCGACGGCCCCGGTCGTCGATGGTGCGGACAATGTCATCACCGCGACGCTCACCAACGGCGGCGCCGTGGCGGCGCTCAACGCCAAGCTGACGCTGGTGAATGAGAAGGGCGAGCGCATCCTGCCCGCCTTCTACAGCGACAACTACGTCGCCCTGCTGCCGGGCGAGAGTCGGACCATCACGATCCGCTACCCGGCCACCATCAAGGCTCAGCCGCATCTCACCCTGCGCGGCTGGAACGTCCCGGCGCAGGAGGTCGCAGCCCGTGACTGA
- a CDS encoding sugar porter family MFS transporter gives MVEKPTFSMTAVVAASLGGLLFGFDTAVISGVTGALRDTFNLSAIGLGAAVSAALWGTLAGALGAGKPGDAFGSRTVLLWVAVLYILSALGCSLSQNLESLFFFRFIGGLAIGGSSVLAPVYISEVSPAERRGFLVGLFQFNIVLGILAAYLSNFLVGQLAGDALAWRLKLAVAAIPAVVFLLTLLRIPHSPRWLLTRGRLEEARAAIARLHMGAPDAVIAEISRHGSRSEGAARLCWRQHRKPILLALFIGMFNQLSGINAILYYLNDIFAAAGFDSLSADVQSVAVGVANLLATAAAMAVIDRVGRKPLLLAGAAGTCAALVCVAAIYASGRGEALLLPCLIGFIIFFAVSQGAVIWVYLSEIFPTSVRARGQALGSATHWIMNALISFAFPVIAAQTLALPFWFFAAAMAAQVLVVWKVFPETRGVQLEDMEAALTSRTA, from the coding sequence ATGGTTGAAAAACCCACTTTCAGCATGACCGCTGTGGTTGCGGCAAGCCTCGGTGGCCTGCTGTTCGGCTTCGATACGGCCGTGATTTCAGGCGTAACCGGCGCGCTGCGCGACACCTTCAACCTCAGCGCCATCGGGCTGGGAGCGGCCGTCTCCGCCGCCCTGTGGGGCACGCTTGCAGGCGCGCTCGGCGCGGGCAAGCCGGGGGACGCCTTCGGCAGCCGCACCGTGCTCCTCTGGGTCGCCGTGCTCTATATTCTCTCGGCCCTCGGGTGCAGCCTCAGCCAGAATCTCGAATCGCTGTTCTTCTTCCGCTTCATCGGCGGCCTTGCCATCGGCGGCTCGTCGGTGCTTGCGCCGGTTTACATTTCCGAGGTGAGCCCGGCCGAGCGCCGGGGCTTTCTCGTCGGCCTGTTCCAGTTCAACATCGTGCTCGGCATCCTTGCCGCTTACCTGAGCAATTTTCTGGTGGGGCAGCTGGCGGGAGATGCACTGGCCTGGCGGCTGAAACTGGCCGTCGCCGCCATCCCGGCCGTCGTCTTCCTCCTCACCCTGCTTCGCATTCCGCACAGCCCCCGCTGGCTGCTGACGCGCGGGCGGCTCGAGGAGGCCCGCGCTGCCATCGCCCGCCTGCACATGGGCGCGCCCGATGCGGTAATCGCCGAAATCTCGCGCCACGGCAGCCGCTCCGAAGGCGCGGCGCGCTTGTGCTGGCGGCAGCACCGCAAGCCGATCCTGCTGGCGCTGTTCATCGGCATGTTCAACCAGCTCTCCGGCATCAACGCCATTCTCTATTACCTCAACGACATCTTCGCGGCGGCGGGCTTCGACAGCCTGTCGGCGGACGTGCAATCGGTGGCGGTGGGCGTCGCCAACCTCCTGGCGACGGCGGCCGCCATGGCCGTCATCGACCGGGTGGGCCGCAAGCCGCTGCTGCTCGCCGGGGCGGCGGGCACCTGCGCGGCCCTCGTCTGCGTTGCCGCCATCTACGCAAGCGGCCGGGGCGAGGCGCTGCTGTTGCCCTGCCTCATCGGGTTCATCATCTTCTTCGCCGTCTCGCAAGGGGCGGTGATCTGGGTCTACCTCTCCGAGATTTTCCCGACCAGCGTTCGGGCGCGCGGACAGGCGCTCGGCAGCGCCACCCACTGGATCATGAACGCGCTCATCTCGTTTGCCTTCCCGGTGATCGCCGCCCAGACCCTGGCGCTGCCCTTCTGGTTCTTCGCCGCAGCCATGGCCGCGCAGGTCCTCGTCGTCTGGAAAGTCTTCCCCGAGACGCGGGGCGTGCAGCTGGAGGACATGGAGGCCGCCCTCACCTCCCGCACGGCGTGA
- a CDS encoding glycoside hydrolase family 3 protein has translation MRIALRALCTTVLVGLALPAVPVNADPAGKADSMGKATVHPEIWPQAHWPYANDPALEARVNALLARMTLEEKVGQVVQADIASVTPEDVRKYHLGSVLNGGNSAPGGDEFAPPEKWLALADAFYEASVDKTGGRLGIPVMWGTDAVHGHSNIVGATLFPHNVGLGAMHDPALMKRIAEATALEIRATGMEWTFAPTIAVPQDGRWGRAYEGYSEDPKLVASYVGQFIEGLQGKPGKEPILAGPHVLASTKHFLADGGTFEGRDQGDARISEEELRDIHGMPYVAAIEAGVQTVMASFSSWNGVKVTGHKGLLTDVLKKRMGFGGFVISDWNAHGQVAGCTNASCPQAINAGLDMYMAPDSWKPIYHSLLQQVKDGTVPMSRLDDAVRNVLRVKVRSGLFEMGKPSSRAYAGDWKLLGHPDHRAIAREAVRKSLVLLKNNGGVLPLRPNANILVAGDGADDIARQSGGWTLTWQGTGVDRKYFPGATSLWDGISAAVKQAGGTATLSPDGSFKNGKPDAAIVVFGETPYAEFQGDIKTLQLKPELRKPLETMRRLKAQGIPVVAVMLTGRPLWVNPEINASDAFVVAWLPGSEGEGVADMLFRGKDGKPAYEFQGSLSFSWPATANAKGPKLFPLGYGLKTTSNQTVAKLPEDPGVKEDAQATDVFFNRGVPAASWSLNVAGGEGGQTRITTVPARSADGRVTVTSTDYQVQEGARRFAFDGKGPASVALTTLNPIDLTRETNGDVMLLVTARVDEAPNGPVSLGMRCGDNCGGEFSLGKLDVAKIGTWQTVGVPLKCFAKAGTDMSKIDAPFILSTSAKMTVSLARVSVGTVTEAVVDCQK, from the coding sequence ATGAGAATAGCGCTTAGAGCCCTTTGCACCACCGTACTGGTAGGGTTGGCCCTGCCTGCCGTGCCGGTGAACGCGGACCCTGCCGGCAAAGCCGATTCCATGGGCAAGGCCACGGTGCATCCCGAGATCTGGCCGCAGGCGCACTGGCCCTATGCGAACGACCCAGCGCTCGAGGCGCGGGTGAACGCGCTGCTGGCCCGCATGACGCTCGAGGAGAAGGTGGGCCAGGTCGTCCAGGCGGACATTGCCAGCGTCACGCCGGAGGACGTGCGGAAATATCATCTGGGCTCGGTGCTGAACGGCGGCAACAGCGCGCCGGGCGGCGACGAGTTCGCGCCGCCCGAGAAGTGGCTGGCGCTTGCTGACGCCTTCTATGAAGCCTCGGTCGACAAGACCGGCGGACGCCTCGGCATCCCGGTGATGTGGGGAACGGACGCGGTCCACGGCCACAGCAACATCGTCGGCGCGACCCTGTTTCCGCACAACGTCGGTCTCGGCGCGATGCACGACCCCGCGCTGATGAAGCGCATCGCTGAGGCGACGGCGTTGGAAATCCGCGCAACCGGCATGGAGTGGACGTTCGCCCCCACCATTGCCGTGCCGCAGGATGGCCGCTGGGGCCGCGCCTACGAGGGCTATTCGGAAGACCCCAAGCTGGTGGCGAGCTACGTCGGCCAGTTCATCGAGGGCTTGCAGGGCAAGCCGGGCAAGGAGCCCATTCTGGCGGGCCCCCACGTGCTGGCCAGCACCAAGCACTTCCTGGCTGATGGCGGCACCTTCGAGGGCCGCGACCAGGGTGACGCCCGTATCTCCGAGGAAGAGCTGCGCGATATTCACGGCATGCCCTATGTGGCCGCCATCGAGGCCGGCGTGCAGACCGTCATGGCCAGCTTCTCCAGCTGGAACGGCGTGAAGGTGACCGGCCACAAGGGCCTGCTGACCGACGTGCTGAAGAAGCGCATGGGCTTCGGCGGCTTTGTCATCAGCGACTGGAACGCCCATGGCCAGGTAGCGGGGTGCACCAACGCCAGCTGCCCGCAGGCGATCAACGCGGGCCTTGATATGTACATGGCCCCCGATAGCTGGAAGCCGATCTACCACAGCCTGCTCCAGCAGGTGAAGGACGGCACCGTGCCAATGAGCCGCCTGGACGATGCGGTCCGCAACGTGCTGCGGGTCAAGGTGCGCTCCGGCCTGTTCGAGATGGGCAAGCCGTCGTCGCGCGCCTATGCGGGCGACTGGAAGCTGCTTGGCCATCCGGACCACCGGGCGATCGCGCGCGAGGCGGTTCGCAAGTCGCTCGTGCTCCTGAAGAACAACGGCGGCGTGCTGCCTTTGAGGCCGAACGCCAACATTCTGGTGGCGGGCGACGGAGCGGATGATATCGCGCGCCAGTCGGGCGGTTGGACGCTCACGTGGCAGGGCACCGGCGTTGATCGCAAGTACTTCCCCGGCGCGACCTCGCTGTGGGACGGTATTTCGGCGGCGGTGAAGCAGGCAGGCGGCACGGCCACCCTGTCGCCGGACGGCAGCTTCAAGAACGGCAAGCCCGATGCGGCGATCGTCGTGTTCGGCGAGACGCCCTATGCCGAGTTCCAGGGCGACATCAAAACCCTCCAACTGAAGCCGGAGCTTCGCAAGCCGCTGGAGACCATGCGCCGCCTGAAGGCGCAGGGCATCCCCGTGGTCGCCGTCATGCTGACGGGCCGCCCGCTCTGGGTGAACCCGGAGATCAACGCCAGCGATGCGTTCGTCGTCGCCTGGCTGCCGGGCTCCGAGGGCGAGGGCGTGGCCGACATGCTGTTCCGCGGCAAGGACGGCAAGCCGGCCTATGAGTTCCAGGGCTCGCTCAGCTTCAGCTGGCCGGCCACAGCCAACGCCAAGGGGCCGAAGCTGTTCCCGCTCGGCTACGGCCTGAAGACGACGAGCAACCAGACTGTCGCCAAGCTGCCGGAAGATCCGGGCGTGAAGGAAGACGCGCAGGCCACCGACGTGTTCTTCAACCGGGGCGTGCCGGCGGCCAGCTGGTCGCTTAACGTGGCCGGAGGCGAAGGCGGCCAGACCCGCATCACCACCGTTCCCGCCCGGTCCGCCGATGGCCGCGTGACCGTGACCTCGACCGACTATCAGGTGCAGGAAGGCGCGCGCCGCTTCGCGTTCGACGGCAAGGGCCCGGCGAGCGTGGCGCTGACCACGTTGAACCCGATCGACCTCACCCGCGAGACCAACGGCGATGTCATGCTGCTGGTGACGGCGCGGGTGGACGAGGCGCCGAACGGGCCGGTCTCGCTCGGCATGCGCTGCGGGGACAACTGCGGCGGCGAATTCTCGCTTGGCAAGCTCGACGTGGCGAAGATCGGCACGTGGCAGACCGTCGGCGTGCCGCTCAAGTGCTTTGCCAAGGCGGGCACGGACATGAGCAAGATCGACGCGCCGTTCATCCTCTCCACGTCGGCCAAGATGACCGTCAGCCTCGCCCGCGTGTCGGTGGGCACGGTGACCGAGGCGGTGGTCGACTGCCAGAAGTAG